One Nitrospirota bacterium DNA window includes the following coding sequences:
- a CDS encoding TIGR01212 family radical SAM protein (This family includes YhcC from E. coli K-12, an uncharacterized radical SAM protein.): MASRFNAFGPYLKKRFGTTVYKVNVDAGFTCPNRDGTLGVTGCIYCNNDSFRPSACTPEISLTDQIERGIRYLSGRYKAGRFLVYFQPFTNTYAPIEELEKVYREALAVPSIIGLAIGTRPDCIDEQKIALLERLARDHFILVEYGIQSVYDKSLDFILRGHDYRTFLNALALTRDRGIHTGAHIIVGFPTETREEMLAMADELSNLPLRFLKIHQLQVVKDTPLAQLYEREPFPVFGYEEYLDFLVDFIERLSPDIVLQRLFATAPDDILIAPLWGRNRQEIIRDIEHRFALRDAWQGAKCGCVRG, from the coding sequence ATGGCGAGCAGATTTAACGCATTCGGGCCTTATTTGAAGAAGCGCTTCGGCACGACGGTCTATAAAGTGAATGTGGACGCAGGCTTCACCTGCCCCAACAGGGACGGCACCCTCGGGGTGACCGGCTGCATCTATTGCAACAACGACAGCTTCAGGCCCTCCGCGTGCACCCCGGAGATATCGCTCACCGACCAGATCGAGCGGGGAATCCGCTACCTCTCGGGCCGTTACAAGGCGGGCAGGTTCCTCGTCTATTTCCAGCCCTTCACGAATACCTATGCCCCGATAGAGGAGCTCGAGAAGGTCTACCGGGAGGCGCTCGCCGTACCCTCGATCATAGGCCTCGCGATCGGCACCAGGCCGGACTGCATCGACGAGCAGAAGATCGCGCTCCTCGAGCGTCTCGCCAGGGATCATTTCATCCTCGTCGAGTACGGCATACAGTCCGTTTACGACAAGTCGCTCGACTTCATCCTGAGAGGGCACGACTACCGGACCTTCCTCAACGCCCTTGCGCTCACCAGGGACCGGGGTATCCATACGGGCGCCCATATCATCGTCGGATTTCCGACCGAGACCAGGGAAGAGATGCTCGCCATGGCTGACGAACTCTCGAACCTCCCCCTGCGGTTTCTCAAGATCCACCAGCTCCAGGTCGTGAAAGACACGCCCCTCGCGCAGTTGTACGAGCGGGAGCCCTTCCCGGTCTTCGGCTACGAGGAGTACCTCGATTTCCTCGTCGACTTCATCGAACGCCTCTCCCCGGATATCGTGCTGCAGCGGCTCTTTGCGACAGCGCCCGACGATATCCTGATCGCGCCGCTCTGGGGCAGGAACAGGCAGGAGATCATCCGCGATATTGAACACCGCTTCGCGCTGCGGGACGCCTGGCAGGGGGCGAAGTGCGGGTGCGTGAGAGGATAG